From one Streptomyces mobaraensis genomic stretch:
- a CDS encoding M23 family metallopeptidase has product MSKRNVFRTRRTATTLAVGLGASLALGAGVALAAEPVAQGFSVLSADSATAFGESLKAQAETQKKVADKEHAEKAAKAEKTKRAAEKERANRSQARANLADAWVKPVDGYVIGQPFGKDGNMWANKHSGQDLVVPSGTAVKAVHKGVVVKAGANGGGDGAAYGNAIVIKHDDNTYSQYAHLSSVAVQVGQSVTAGQQIGLSGSTGNSSGPHLHFEIRTTPNYGSSVEPLGFLSGHGEKL; this is encoded by the coding sequence ATGTCGAAGCGCAACGTTTTCCGTACCCGCCGCACCGCCACCACTCTGGCCGTCGGCCTGGGCGCGTCGCTGGCACTGGGTGCGGGCGTGGCGCTGGCCGCGGAGCCCGTCGCGCAGGGGTTCTCCGTGCTGTCCGCCGACTCCGCGACCGCCTTCGGCGAGTCGCTGAAGGCGCAGGCCGAGACGCAGAAGAAGGTCGCCGACAAGGAGCATGCCGAGAAGGCGGCCAAGGCGGAGAAGACCAAGCGCGCGGCCGAGAAGGAGCGGGCGAACCGTTCGCAGGCCCGTGCCAACCTGGCCGACGCCTGGGTGAAGCCGGTCGACGGGTACGTCATCGGCCAGCCGTTCGGCAAGGACGGCAATATGTGGGCCAACAAGCACAGCGGCCAGGACCTGGTCGTGCCCAGCGGCACCGCCGTGAAGGCCGTGCACAAGGGTGTCGTCGTGAAGGCCGGTGCGAACGGCGGCGGTGACGGTGCCGCGTACGGCAACGCCATCGTGATCAAGCACGACGACAACACGTACTCCCAGTACGCGCACCTGTCGTCCGTCGCCGTGCAGGTCGGCCAGAGCGTGACCGCTGGCCAGCAGATCGGCCTGTCGGGCTCGACCGGCAACTCGTCCGGTCCGCACCTGCACTTCGAGATCCGTACGACCCCGAACTACGGCTCCTCGGTCGAGCCGCTCGGCTTCCTGAGCGGTCACGGCGAGAAGCTCTGA
- a CDS encoding trypco2 family protein — translation MTDASPFDGIELAEAVEAIRTGLTSAAATGEGKDLGFEVGDITMEFGIEMRRELKGSGKVRAWVVDAGTDATRGSSRTHKVTFTLTPKDMRTGTGWKVGNQRPGGVSNFGTVEPGQ, via the coding sequence ATGACCGACGCATCACCTTTCGACGGCATCGAACTGGCGGAGGCCGTCGAAGCCATCCGCACCGGCCTGACCAGCGCCGCCGCGACCGGCGAGGGCAAGGACCTGGGCTTCGAGGTCGGCGACATCACCATGGAGTTCGGCATCGAGATGCGCCGCGAACTCAAGGGCTCCGGCAAGGTCCGCGCCTGGGTCGTCGACGCGGGCACCGACGCCACCCGCGGCTCCTCCCGCACCCACAAGGTCACCTTCACCCTCACCCCCAAGGACATGCGCACCGGCACCGGCTGGAAGGTCGGCAACCAGCGTCCGGGCGGGGTGTCGAACTTCGGGACGGTGGAGCCGGGGCAGTGA
- a CDS encoding NACHT domain-containing protein, producing MTPEDRVVAVLGARQGSGVLLTPELILTSGHVVSPGTSTEVIALGNREPTVCDIAWLGAAEQCDAALLRAHRPLVDAEALPQLRWGVLATREPVPGCQALGFPDVERSAADALDIAQVPGTLLPGAARVRGRSVLRTDHHPPAPTRPGDSPWSGLSGGPVYAGPLLVGVVAEDREGWQHSAIEAVPLSQILGKAGFTAALRKYWPNRPEAIPLHYPRVDDFAYEARYAKAVKARYGQLEVFGLDDLGEHERRWDLDTAYLSLQAEAAPDREGVRALQEPGRAPLEPGRVEDLLAVHPRAILRGEAGAGKTTLVWWLASHTACQTLPKKLAALNGLVPFVVPMRRLAALGITSPSPAQLPGIAIQEDGMPDGWAGRMLDASRVLLLVDGLDELPRESRTPARQWLDEFLRRYPLTRCLVTVRPRAVEDGWLDWQDFQELRMLPMSDADIQEFVRAWHNAARLGKHGEERTRLDELERNLASEFQRNRTLSDLARTPLLCAVICALHRRRSGLLPHTRWALYRSALAMLLGNRDVRRGIGAPEGIALEAEDAQQLLQHIAIWLVRNRQTELTREQGVRQIELAMRSLRQLRKYTADALMDHLLNRSGLLQERSPDSLQFIHRTFQDFLAAKEFQDSDCLKELLGHAAEEQWQDVIRLVIGHCNRRETEAVIAGLVAAGDAAGEREARFALRTLAVECAMSAGALDDSRHDEVWERLRAMGAPCTEQEVLHLASLGPDALPVIPDPEGLRPADAVGYVQVLRLLGDAGLSRLARYGRLDAREVRAEIVASWPYLDTPQFAEQVLAGMRLDDMGVRIFRQSQLVHLPRLGHIDRLLISGDCDTENLRTALRACTTRQLSLVRNNSLADLGLLRDHPEIEELSIHRCPMVRDLSALAELNLTALELVANRRLSSTALTVLPRLVGLRTLRLTNFADSDGRFPDLPPGLGRLTVVSQNALRLGSLAPLPNLKGLFLYAELAGSGALQHLRERPHLTELGLREKALSDQDQRHCLPGIRLLVLEVDTPVLTPDLRSRFPGLRKVRIEDVRDDAEQALDLSVLRGEPALEIEVENLKGHPTVLDPHLFGDRLTINGQPAA from the coding sequence GTGACGCCGGAGGACCGGGTGGTCGCGGTCCTGGGGGCGCGGCAGGGCAGCGGCGTGCTGCTGACACCAGAGCTGATCCTCACCAGCGGCCACGTCGTGTCCCCCGGGACCAGCACCGAAGTGATCGCCCTGGGCAACCGCGAGCCGACGGTCTGCGACATCGCGTGGCTCGGCGCGGCCGAACAGTGCGACGCGGCCCTCCTGCGCGCCCACCGCCCCCTCGTCGACGCGGAAGCCCTGCCTCAGCTCCGCTGGGGTGTCCTCGCCACCCGCGAGCCCGTCCCCGGCTGCCAGGCCCTCGGCTTCCCGGACGTCGAACGGTCCGCCGCGGACGCCCTGGACATCGCCCAGGTCCCCGGAACGCTCCTTCCGGGTGCCGCCCGGGTGCGCGGCCGTTCCGTCCTGCGCACGGACCACCATCCGCCGGCTCCCACGCGCCCGGGCGACTCGCCCTGGTCGGGCCTCTCCGGCGGCCCGGTGTACGCCGGCCCACTGCTGGTGGGCGTGGTCGCCGAGGACCGGGAGGGCTGGCAGCACTCCGCCATCGAGGCCGTCCCGCTCTCCCAGATCCTCGGCAAAGCAGGCTTCACCGCCGCCCTCCGGAAGTACTGGCCGAACCGGCCCGAGGCGATCCCGCTCCACTACCCACGCGTCGACGACTTCGCGTACGAGGCGCGCTACGCGAAAGCGGTCAAAGCCCGCTACGGGCAGCTGGAAGTGTTCGGCCTCGACGATCTGGGCGAGCACGAGAGGCGCTGGGACCTGGACACGGCGTACCTGAGCCTCCAGGCGGAGGCCGCCCCGGACCGGGAGGGTGTCCGGGCCCTGCAGGAGCCCGGCCGCGCCCCTCTGGAGCCCGGCCGCGTCGAGGACCTGCTGGCCGTGCACCCGCGCGCGATCCTCCGCGGCGAGGCCGGCGCGGGCAAGACGACGCTGGTGTGGTGGCTCGCCTCGCACACGGCCTGCCAGACCCTGCCGAAGAAGCTGGCCGCCCTGAACGGGCTCGTCCCCTTCGTCGTCCCCATGCGCCGCCTCGCCGCCCTCGGCATCACCAGCCCCTCCCCGGCCCAGCTGCCCGGCATCGCCATCCAGGAGGACGGCATGCCCGACGGCTGGGCGGGCCGCATGCTCGACGCTAGCCGGGTCCTGCTCCTGGTCGACGGCCTGGACGAACTTCCCCGCGAGTCCCGCACCCCCGCCCGCCAGTGGCTCGACGAGTTCCTGCGCCGCTACCCGCTGACCCGCTGCCTGGTCACCGTCCGCCCGCGAGCCGTGGAGGACGGCTGGCTGGACTGGCAGGACTTCCAGGAGCTGCGGATGCTGCCGATGAGCGACGCGGACATCCAGGAGTTCGTGCGGGCCTGGCACAACGCGGCGCGCCTGGGCAAGCACGGCGAGGAACGCACCCGCCTGGACGAGCTGGAACGCAACCTCGCCTCCGAGTTCCAGCGCAACAGGACCCTCAGCGACCTCGCCCGCACCCCCCTCCTCTGCGCCGTCATCTGCGCCCTCCACCGCCGCCGCAGCGGCCTCCTCCCGCACACCCGCTGGGCTCTCTACCGCTCGGCGCTCGCCATGCTGCTCGGAAACCGCGACGTCCGCCGGGGCATCGGCGCCCCGGAAGGCATCGCGCTGGAGGCCGAGGACGCCCAGCAGCTCCTCCAGCACATCGCCATCTGGCTCGTCCGCAACCGGCAGACGGAACTCACCCGCGAACAAGGCGTCCGCCAGATCGAATTGGCCATGCGCAGCCTGCGCCAACTCCGGAAGTACACGGCCGACGCCCTGATGGACCACTTGCTGAATCGCAGCGGCCTCCTCCAGGAACGGTCACCGGACTCCCTCCAGTTCATTCACCGGACGTTCCAGGACTTCCTCGCCGCGAAGGAGTTCCAGGATTCCGACTGCCTCAAGGAATTGCTCGGTCACGCCGCGGAGGAACAGTGGCAGGACGTCATCCGGCTGGTCATCGGGCACTGCAACCGTCGTGAGACCGAAGCGGTGATCGCGGGCCTCGTGGCCGCCGGCGACGCCGCCGGGGAAAGGGAGGCGCGGTTCGCGCTGCGCACCCTCGCCGTGGAGTGCGCGATGAGTGCGGGGGCGCTCGACGACAGCCGGCACGACGAGGTGTGGGAAAGGCTGAGGGCGATGGGCGCTCCCTGCACCGAACAGGAGGTCCTCCACCTGGCCTCACTGGGCCCGGACGCCCTGCCCGTGATTCCCGATCCGGAGGGTCTGCGCCCGGCGGACGCCGTCGGATATGTACAGGTGCTGAGGCTGCTCGGCGACGCCGGACTTTCCCGCCTGGCGCGCTACGGCCGGCTCGACGCCCGGGAGGTCCGCGCGGAAATCGTCGCGTCGTGGCCCTACCTGGACACCCCGCAGTTCGCGGAACAGGTCCTCGCGGGCATGCGTTTGGACGACATGGGCGTGCGCATCTTCCGCCAGTCCCAGCTCGTACACCTACCGCGCCTCGGTCACATCGACAGACTGCTCATCTCCGGGGATTGCGACACGGAAAATCTCCGGACGGCCCTTCGTGCATGCACCACGCGACAGCTCTCGCTCGTCCGCAACAACTCACTCGCCGACCTCGGCCTGCTGCGCGACCATCCGGAAATCGAAGAGCTGTCGATCCATCGCTGCCCCATGGTGAGAGACCTGTCAGCACTGGCCGAGCTGAACCTGACGGCGCTGGAGTTGGTGGCCAACCGCCGTTTGTCCTCCACCGCGTTGACCGTGCTCCCGCGCCTCGTCGGCCTCCGCACCCTGCGGCTCACCAACTTTGCCGACAGCGACGGGCGATTCCCGGACTTACCGCCCGGCCTTGGGCGTCTGACAGTGGTCTCGCAGAACGCACTGCGGCTCGGCAGTCTTGCGCCATTACCGAACTTGAAGGGTTTGTTTCTCTACGCGGAACTGGCAGGGTCAGGCGCACTCCAGCATCTGCGGGAACGCCCGCACCTGACCGAACTGGGACTGCGGGAAAAGGCACTCAGCGATCAGGACCAGAGGCACTGCCTGCCCGGCATCCGGCTACTCGTCCTGGAAGTGGACACACCCGTCCTGACACCCGATCTACGTAGCCGCTTCCCAGGGCTGCGGAAGGTTCGCATCGAAGACGTGAGGGACGACGCCGAGCAGGCTCTCGACCTCTCAGTCCTGCGGGGCGAACCGGCCCTCGAAATCGAGGTCGAAAACCTCAAGGGTCATCCGACCGTTCTCGACCCCCACCTCTTCGGCGACCGCCTGACCATCAACGGCCAACCCGCCGCGTAA